From a region of the Castanea sativa cultivar Marrone di Chiusa Pesio chromosome 10, ASM4071231v1 genome:
- the LOC142613599 gene encoding putative serine/threonine-protein kinase PBL15 produces MKKQSKPWRPFTANCCSVEDKTIFSNFSRCRPSRSEFSKDVAPLPSFRRLSFSDLSRSSSTRINEDLAQSFGSDLHDFQLSELRAITQNFSSNFLLGEGGFGTVHKGYIDENLRQGLKAQAVAVKLLDIEGLQGHREWLAEVIFLGQLRHPHLVKLIGYCCEDEERLLVYEFMPRGSLENHLFKRISISLPWGTRVKIATGAAKGLAFLHGAEQPVIYRDFKTSNILLDSDFTAKLSDFGLAKMGPEGSNTHVTTRVMGTYGYAAPEYISTGHLTTRSDVYSFGVVLLELLTGRRSLEKARPKSEQNLVDWAKPYLTSSRRLRCIMDPRLAGQYSVKGAKEMALLALQCVSLNPKDRPKMPGVIETLENLQHYKDMAITCGQWPASSPKSTRNGVSTKVRMESKRGYHRKSSPITPSKKA; encoded by the exons ATGAAAAAGCAATCAAAGCCATGGAGACCATTTACAGCAAATTGCTGTTCAGTTGAAGACAAAACAATTTTTAGCAACTTCAGCCGATGCAGGCCATCAAGGTCAGAGTTCTCTAAGGACGTTGCTCCATTACCTTCATTTCGGAGACTATCTTTCTCTGATCTTAGTCGCTCTTCATCAACACGCATCAATGAAGATCTTGCACAGTCTTTTGGGTCGGACTTGCATGATTTTCAGCTAAGTGAGCTACGTGCCATAACTCAGAACTTCTCAAGCAACTTCTTATTAGGAGAAGGTGGGTTTGGAACAGTGCATAAGGGTTATATTGATGAAAACTTAAGACAGGGTTTGAAGGCTCAGGCAGTTGCTGTTAAGCTTTTGGACATTGAAGGCCTTCAAGGACACCGTGAATGGCTT GCTGAAGTCATATTTCTGGGGCAGCTGAGGCACCCACATCTAGTTAAACTGATAGGGTATTGTTGCGAGGATGAAGAAAGACTTCTTGTGTACGAGTTCATGCCTCGTGGCAGCCTAGAGAATCACTTGTTCAAAA GGATATCAATATCATTGCCGTGGGGCACTAGAGTGAAGATTGCAACAGGAGCAGCTAAAGGCCTTGCCTTTTTACATGGCGCTGAGCAGCCTGTTATATACCGCGACTTCAAAACTTCAAACATCTTGCTAGACTCT GATTTCACAGCCAAATTGTCAGATTTTGGGCTTGCTAAGATGGGACCTGAAGGATCTAACACACATGTTACCACTAGAGTGATGGGTACCTATGGGTATGCTGCCCCAGAATATATCTCAACAG GGCACTTAACTACAAGGAGTGACGTTTACAGCTTTGGGGTGGTGCTACTTGAACTACTTACAGGAAGAAGATCATTAGAAAAAGCAAGACCAAAGAGTGAGCAAAACCTGGTTGATTGGGCGAAGCCATACTTGACTAGTAGCCGAAGATTGCGGTGCATCATGGACCCAAGACTTGCAGGTCAGTATTCAGTGAAGGGAGCAAAGGAAATGGCACTTCTGGCATTGCAATGCGTAAGTTTGAACCCCAAAGACAGGCCAAAAATGCCAGGCGTTATTGAAACGCTTGAAAACTTGCAACATTATAAGGACATGGCAATCACTTGTGGACAATGGCCAGCATCATCACCAAAATCAACTAGAAATGGAGTCTCTACAAAAGTGAGGATGGAGAGTAAACGTGGATATCATAGAAAGTCCTCTCCCATCACTCCCAGTAAAAAAGCATGA
- the LOC142613478 gene encoding uncharacterized protein LOC142613478 — MGQINDHFSLTAKHKIGFVDGTIPEPDLDSPKFILWTQCNMTVLSWIIISVSPSIASSIMYTNNARAIWLDLRHNFSQKKWTRIFELQKEFAYLVQGQFSVEDYYTKFKALVDELANYQSIPLCKCPCTCGAQRITSNLHDRDQVMKFLMGLNDSYSGIRG, encoded by the coding sequence ATGGGCCAGATCAATGATCATTTTTCACTCACTGCTAAACACAAGATTGGATTTGTTGATGGCACAATACCAGAACCAGATCTAGATTCACCAAAATTCATCTTATGGACTCAATGCAACATGACAGTTCTAAGTTGGATCATCATTTCAGTCTCACCTAGCATTGCTTCTAGCATCATGTATACAAATAATGCTAGAGCAATTTGGCTTGATTTGCGTCAcaacttttctcaaaaaaagtgGACTAGAATCTTTGAGCTTCAGAAGGAATTTGCCTATCTTGTACAAGGTCAATTCTCTGTGGAGGATTATTATACAAAGTTCAAGGCTTTGGTTGATGAGTTGGCTAACTATCAGTCTATTCCTCTCTGTAAGTGCCCTTGCACTTGTGGAGCTCAAAGAATCACCTCTAATCTTCATGATCGTGATCAAGTGATGAAGTTCTTGATGGGATTAAATGATTCCTATTCAGGTATTAGAGGTTAG
- the LOC142612852 gene encoding uncharacterized protein LOC142612852, whose amino-acid sequence MGSESPQRVACCFCFSTNKNGGKKSRRYEVSGSNIEGKRWGKNDEILSDLSTFSVKEQERKLKKALEEEEKISREAEKVVKWVKQESARMDVSVIKTVLSNHEEETTK is encoded by the coding sequence ATGGGGTCAGAGTCTCCACAAAGAGTAGCTTGTTGCTTTTGTTTCTCCACCAACAAGAACGGTGGAAAGAAGAGTAGGAGATATGAGGTTTCAGGATCAAACATAGAGGGCAAAAGGTGGGGAAAGAACGATGAGATTTTATCAGACTTGAGCACCTTTTCGGTTAAAGAACAAGAAAGGAAGCTGAAGAAGGcactggaggaggaggagaagattAGTAGGGAAGCCGAGAAGGTTGTCAAATGGGTGAAGCAAGAATCAGCAAGAATGGATGTTTCTGTAATCAAAACTGTGCTTAGTAATCATGAAGAAGAAACAACCAAGTGA
- the LOC142612691 gene encoding uncharacterized protein LOC142612691: MADFRYLSDTDDEKESAAVEELISQAKDLCVLEQVAAIRCSSFTDSVLPTDLESRFRKLKSFPLTNNKPNKPKPDCSANADFSLSKTPPNPKSPPDLSVEKGVFSDLEDNPDPVLKHESSKSSKSPSGSSSSMDFSPSPPKKTGCFFWLSPKKASSHDHHQKKKSKKSRENGLDWDMDHEFLWDLSTFSTKKQQKMLKKAMKEEEKISREAQKIVNWAKQSSARLSAVSGIHDDELSDSD; this comes from the coding sequence ATGGCTGATTTCAGGTACCTATCAGACACAGACGACGAAAAAGAGTCAGCAGCAGTGGAAGAGCTAATCTCACAAGCAAAAGACCTTTGTGTTCTTGAGCAAGTTGCTGCTATTCGCTGCTCTTCTTTCACTGACTCTGTCCTCCCCACCGACCTTGAGTCCCGCTTCCGCAAGCTCAAATCTTTTCCACTCACTAATAATAAGCCTAATAAGCCCAAGCCAGATTGTTCTGCCAATGCCGATTTTTCGCTTTCAAAAACGCCTCCCAATCCAAAATCACCACCCGATTTATCGGTGGAAAAAGGGGTTTTCTCAGATTTGGAAGATAACCCAGATCCAGTTTTGAAGCATGAGtcttcaaaatcatcaaaatctccatctggGTCTTCGTCATCGATGGATTTTTCGCCTTCTCCGCCGAAGAAAACAGGTTGCTTTTTCTGGCTTTCTCCAAAGAAGGCTTCTTCTCATgatcatcatcagaagaagaagagtaagaAGAGTAGGGAGAATGGTCTTGATTGGGACATGGACCATGAATTTTTATGGGATTTGAGCACTTTTTCGACGAAGAAGCAGCAGAAGATGCTAAAAAAGGCTatgaaagaggaagagaagatTAGCCGGGAGGCCCAAAAAATTGTCAACTGGGCTAAGCAATCGTCTGCTAGGCTGAGTGCTGTTTCGGGCATTCATGATGATGAGCTAAGTGATAGTGATTAG